A stretch of Gossypium hirsutum isolate 1008001.06 chromosome A06, Gossypium_hirsutum_v2.1, whole genome shotgun sequence DNA encodes these proteins:
- the LOC107961945 gene encoding serine/threonine/tyrosine-protein kinase HT1, translated as MGTSCFHAFRLRKSRSKHLQLPSSSRSRLSDMENMEKKRFDSLESWSMILDSENVETWEVSKEDQEEWTADLSQLFIGNKFASGAHSRIYRGIYKQRAVAVKMVRIPNQKEETRTKLEQQFKSEVALLSRLFHPNIVQFIAACKKPPVYCIITEYMSQGTLRMYLNKKEPYSLSTETILRLALDISRGMEYLHSQGVIHRDLKSNNLLLNDEMRVKVADFGTSCLETQCRETKGNMGTYRWMAPEMIKEKPYTRKVDVYSFGIVLWELTTALLPFQGKTPVQAAFAVAEKNERPPLPESCQPALAHLIKRCWAANPAKRPDFSDIVSALEKYDECLKEGLPLTSHSGLVNRNVLQRLKGCVSMSSSIPVHA; from the exons ATGGGAACCTCATGTTTCCATGCATTTCGCCTTCGAAAATCAAGGAGCAAACATTTACAACTCCCTTCTTCATCAAGGTCACGTTTGAGTGATATggagaatatggaaaagaagagaTTTGACAGCTTGGAGTCATGGTCCATGATTTTAGACTCTGAGAACGTGGAGACATGGGAGGTTTCAAAGGAGGATCAAGAAGAGTGGACTGCTGACCTTTCTCAGTTGTTTATAGGTAACAAATTTGCCTCTGGAGCTCACAGTAGGATTTATCGTGGGATTTACAAGCAGAGAGCTGTTGCTGTTAAAATGGTGAGGATCCCTAACCAAAAGGAGGAGACTAGGACCAAACTTGAGCAACAGTTCAAGTCTGAAGTTGCTTTGCTCTCACGCCTTTTTCACCCAAATATTGTTCAG TTTATTGCTGCTTGTAAGAAGCCACCTGTCTACTGTATCATCACAGAATACATGTCACAAGGGACTCTGAGGATGTACTTGAACAAGAAAGAGCCGTACTCGCTATCAACCGAGACGATACTGAGGTTAGCACTAGACATATCCCGTGGAATGGAGTATCTTCATTCACAAGGTGTGATACACAGAGACCTCAAGTCGAATAATCTGCTTCTAAATGATGAAATGCGGGTTAAGGTGGCGGATTTCGGTACATCATGTCTGGAAACGCAGTGCCGAGAAACTAAAGGAAACATGGGAACTTACCGCTGGATGGCTCCGGAGATGATAAAAGAGAAACCTTATACTAGGAAAGTCGATGTGTACAGCTTTGGGATTGTATTATGGGAGCTTACAACAGCTTTGCTTCCTTTCCAAGGAAAGACCCCTGTGCAGGCTGCATTTGCTGTGGCTGAAAAG AACGAACGACCTCCACTACCGGAGAGTTGTCAGCCAGCACTGGCGCACCTCATAAAGCGCTGCTGGGCAGCAAACCCTGCAAAGCGGCCGGACTTCAGCGACATTGTTTCCGCCTTGGAAAAATACGACGAATGTCTTAAGGAAGGCCTTCCATTAACTTCCCACTCCGGACTTGTCAACCGAAATGTCCTCCAACGGTTAAAGGGATGTGTATCTATGAGCTCATCTATACCTGTACATGCCTGa